The sequence CTATACTACACCCGCGGGAAATCCGGGGGGGAGAGCCGCCTGCATGCAAAGATTTCTGTCGGGGTCGGCGGGCACATTAATCCGGTGGACATGGGCGAGGGCAGGCAGGGAGCGGCCGCGTATTATGCGGCGGTGCAGCGGGAGATCGACGAGGAGCTGGATATCGCCTGCGATTACAGCATGAGCGTCGTCGGGCTGCTCAACGATGATTCCAATCCCGTCGGCCAGGTGCATCTGGGGGTTGTCCATCTGGTGGAGCTGGAGGGCGAGGAGGTTTTTTCCCGGGAGGAGGCTCTGGCAAACCTTTCCTGGGCGAGTGTATCCGAGTTGAACGGGGAGCTTGCCGATAGGCTGGAAACCTGGAGCGCGTTCTGCGTCGACTGGCTGGCGGCGCA comes from Akkermansiaceae bacterium and encodes:
- a CDS encoding NUDIX domain-containing protein; its protein translation is MSKYAGEEVLVVKRGLLEGLGMFEGLRTERVDDAVEALLDAENHFFMDRAAAEEDPGHKQLIPYCIFRCGDRVLYYTRGKSGGESRLHAKISVGVGGHINPVDMGEGRQGAAAYYAAVQREIDEELDIACDYSMSVVGLLNDDSNPVGQVHLGVVHLVELEGEEVFSREEALANLSWASVSELNGELADRLETWSAFCVDWLAAQATEKR